The Vicinamibacterales bacterium genome contains the following window.
AGGTCATCTCTCGGCCCACTTGAGTTTCTCCCGCAGCACGCTGAAGTAGCTGTGGGAGGCGGACTGGACGAGGCGGACCGGCGTCTGGTTTCGCGCCACGCGGATCGTGTCGCCCGGGCGCAGGCCGACGCCGCTCTGTCCATCGAGCGTGAGGAACACCTCCTGGGTCGGGTCGTGGACCGTCGGGATGACGGAGACGGACTCCGAGGCGGGGATGACCACGGGCCGGTTGCTGAGCGTGTGCGGCGCAATCGGCGTCAGCACCAGCGCGTCCACGGCCGGATGGAGGATCGGGCCGCCGGCCGACAAGTTGTACGCCGTGGAGCCGGTGGGGCTCGCGATGATGAGACCGTCCCCGTTGAAGGCCGCGACGAACTCGCCGCCGACCGACACCGACAGTTCGATGATGCGTGACAGCGCACCGCGCGTGACGACGACGTCGTTGAGGGCCATGTGCTCGGCAACGCACTGCCCGTCGCGGACGACGCCGGCGCGGAGCACCATCCGCTCGTCGAGGGCGGCCGTCTCGGCGATGGCCGCCTCGAGCGAGGCGTACAGCTCGGGCAACGCGATCTCGGTGAGGAAGCCGAGGTGGCCGAAGTTGACGCCGAGGATCGGAATGTCGCGTCCGGCCTGGCTCACGCGGTCGGCCATCGCGAGCAGCGTGCCGTCCCCGCCGAGGACCAGCAGGAGGTCGGCCAGGCGCGGTAACTCGTCGCGCGTCGCGGTTCGGTGCGCGCACAGCGACGGGGCGAGTTGGGCCGTGTCGACCTCGAAGATCGGTTCGACACCCCGCGCATCCAACCAGGCGGCGATCTCCACGAGGTGGCTGGCGACCGACTCCAGCCGGATCTTCGCCACGACGCCGACACGCTTGACCATGATGCCCTCGCTACCTTCGTCTCAGATGCAGCAGGAACTCCCGATTGCCCTCGGCCCCCGTGATGGGCGAAGGCGTCATCGCGAGCCGCGCCAGTCCGGCGACCGCTGCCGCCTCGGTGACCCGTTCGACGGCGCGCGCCTGCACGTCCGGATCCCTCACGATGCCCTTCTTCCCGACCTCGCCGCGTCCGGCTTCGAACTGCGGCTTCACGAGCGCGATCACGTCGCCGCCGGGCCGCAGAACGCCTGGCACCTGAGGCAGGATCTGGGCCAGCGAGATGAACGACACGTCGACCGTGACGAGATCGACCAACCCCGGCAGGTCGGAGGGCCCGAGGCGTCTCGCGTTGAATCCCTCGATGACGACCACGCGCGGATCATTGCGCAGCGTCCAGTCGAGTTGCCCATGCCCGACGTCGAGCGCGATCACCCGGACGGCCCCCCGTTTCAGCATCACGTCGGTGAAGCCGCCGGTGGAGGCGCCGATGTCGAGCGCCTCGCGGCCCGCGACCGCCACGTTAAAGGTGTCGAGCGCGTGCGCGAGTTTCAGGCCACCACGTCCGACGTACGGATGATCGGGTTGAACGAGCGCCAGATCCGCGTCGAGCGCCACTGGCGTGCCCGCCTTCGACACGACCGCGCCACCCACCGTCACCTGCCCGGCGAGGATCAACGCCCGCGCCCGCTCGCGCGAGGGCGCCAGCCCGCGTTCGGCAACGAGCAGATCGAGGCGCGTCCGCTTCATTCAGATCTTCAACCGAGAGCCTCCGGTCTCCATGCCGAGGAGCAGGCCTGACGGTCCGTCCCGGACACTCCGGACTGCGCTGCGCCCTCTTCGTGCGCTGTGTCACCCGTGATCCGCCTACGTCCCTGGCCGCGGTTGATCGCTAGTTTCGTCGTTCCACGACCCAGTCGGCAATCTCGTCCAGCCGCCCACGTTCGAGACCCGCGGCACGAAGCGCCGCCAGGGCCTCGTTGTAGGCGACCTGCGCCAGTTCGCGCGACCGCTCGAGGCCGAGGAGGGAGGGGTAGGTCGGCTTGCCCGCGGCGGCATCCTTGCCCGCGGTCTTCCCAAGGTCCTCGGTCGTCCCCTCGACGTCCAGGATGTCGTCCACGATCTGGAACGCGAGGCCGAGGTTCCGCGCATAGATCCTGACCCCGTCGATCGCGCGCTCGTGCGCGCCGGCCATGATGGCCCCGGCGACCGCGGACGCGCGGATCATCGCGCCGGTCTTGCAGGCATGCATCACGCGCAGCGCGTCGAGGCTGAACTCCGGGTTGCGGCCTTCGCGCTCGGCTTCGAGCGCGGCCTGCAGGTCCAGCGCCTGTCCGCCCACCATCCCCGTGGCGCCCGCCGCCACCGCGATCTCGCCGCCGGCGCGCATCCGGCGTTCGAGGATGTCAGGACGATTGGACGCGGGTTCGCGCGCGAGCAATGCGAACGCCTCGGTCAGCAGACCATCACCGGCCAGGATCGCCATGCCCTCGCCGTGTACGACGTGGTTGGTCGGCCGCCCGCGGCGCAACG
Protein-coding sequences here:
- a CDS encoding NAD(+)/NADH kinase; the encoded protein is MVKRVGVVAKIRLESVASHLVEIAAWLDARGVEPIFEVDTAQLAPSLCAHRTATRDELPRLADLLLVLGGDGTLLAMADRVSQAGRDIPILGVNFGHLGFLTEIALPELYASLEAAIAETAALDERMVLRAGVVRDGQCVAEHMALNDVVVTRGALSRIIELSVSVGGEFVAAFNGDGLIIASPTGSTAYNLSAGGPILHPAVDALVLTPIAPHTLSNRPVVIPASESVSVIPTVHDPTQEVFLTLDGQSGVGLRPGDTIRVARNQTPVRLVQSASHSYFSVLREKLKWAER
- a CDS encoding TlyA family RNA methyltransferase, with the translated sequence MKRTRLDLLVAERGLAPSRERARALILAGQVTVGGAVVSKAGTPVALDADLALVQPDHPYVGRGGLKLAHALDTFNVAVAGREALDIGASTGGFTDVMLKRGAVRVIALDVGHGQLDWTLRNDPRVVVIEGFNARRLGPSDLPGLVDLVTVDVSFISLAQILPQVPGVLRPGGDVIALVKPQFEAGRGEVGKKGIVRDPDVQARAVERVTEAAAVAGLARLAMTPSPITGAEGNREFLLHLRRR
- a CDS encoding farnesyl diphosphate synthase translates to MTLATVPLKEYLRAHRERVDQALERYLPAPPECPAVISSAMRYSLLAGGKRFRPILVLASAEAIGANRALQRPDAGTSIAEALELALPAASALEMIHTYSLIHDDLPAMDDDTLRRGRPTNHVVHGEGMAILAGDGLLTEAFALLAREPASNRPDILERRMRAGGEIAVAAGATGMVGGQALDLQAALEAEREGRNPEFSLDALRVMHACKTGAMIRASAVAGAIMAGAHERAIDGVRIYARNLGLAFQIVDDILDVEGTTEDLGKTAGKDAAAGKPTYPSLLGLERSRELAQVAYNEALAALRAAGLERGRLDEIADWVVERRN